In Ilumatobacter fluminis, the following proteins share a genomic window:
- a CDS encoding ABC transporter permease, protein MRSILRQFRRAPGRILASIVALALAIGAIGVLAVPAVSEGTLHDAVGRDGLADIIVDTTPLDADRLDDIVALPDVAAAEGQAIVAVELDDGFQTRIIGLDFDGQTMDLVQLDAGRLPADTDEVVTTPAIGSIGSTVVADGEPFEIVGHGSTLWWSGNDVLYAPFDAVVAETGGANHLVVTAVDDGEEALRALSDDIRTLLDASGAQFTTFPELLPDGSTPIDDDIAQVSTLIGMLGVFAGLVALVLLAGTTNTLITERTREVAVMRALGGRSRRLRRRLRRIALGITGVSLLVGLPLGIAISNLVARMVLEEFVGVTPSFAVDWTVVVASAVGALLAARLVSARAARRVTKLSLPEALRDRDGAPFGGRWTHRVLAKLPTGGLLERIAVRSTVRRPARTIAVTTQISAAVAAAFLIPTLVTSVNDFNTATLAPWSWESVSVARDPGLPITATDDHDESAASEAGVWVDGAIDDWGVDVYGMRPDSRFFSAELRSGRWIGEGRREAMISDGFASRRDVSVGDTIPLELANGVAEYEIVGTLDDSYVAVYVDRADVAADLGAPGMANVVWSASEAPVIDIDAAVRVNTAADLAADDEAGRDAVVLIFGAIGAIVVGVAALAVLSTMTVNLFERRHELAALQAVGARRRRLRGLLTRELLPVGAVGLAIGLGLGAVGARAIIGSFEAGDAIDIGVTDAVGAIPFIVVGTVATLWLLSAAVVRTTAKKPIAVTLRGAA, encoded by the coding sequence ATGCGCTCGATCCTGCGACAGTTCCGCCGAGCGCCGGGCCGCATCCTCGCGAGTATCGTGGCGCTCGCCCTGGCGATCGGTGCCATCGGCGTCCTCGCCGTGCCGGCCGTCTCCGAGGGAACGCTCCACGACGCCGTCGGCCGTGACGGGCTGGCCGACATCATCGTCGACACCACACCACTCGACGCAGACCGACTCGACGACATCGTGGCCCTGCCCGACGTCGCCGCCGCCGAGGGACAGGCGATCGTCGCCGTCGAACTCGACGACGGCTTCCAGACCCGGATCATCGGACTCGACTTCGATGGCCAGACGATGGACCTGGTGCAGCTCGACGCCGGCCGGCTGCCCGCCGACACCGACGAGGTGGTCACGACGCCGGCGATCGGATCGATCGGTTCCACGGTCGTCGCCGACGGCGAACCGTTCGAGATCGTCGGCCACGGGTCGACCCTGTGGTGGTCGGGCAACGACGTGCTGTATGCGCCCTTCGACGCCGTCGTCGCCGAAACCGGTGGCGCCAACCACCTGGTCGTCACCGCCGTCGACGACGGCGAGGAAGCGCTCCGGGCGCTCTCGGACGACATCCGCACCCTGCTCGACGCGAGCGGCGCGCAGTTCACGACCTTCCCCGAGTTGCTCCCCGACGGTTCGACCCCGATCGACGACGACATCGCCCAGGTCAGCACGCTGATCGGCATGCTCGGCGTGTTCGCCGGGCTCGTCGCGCTCGTCCTGCTCGCCGGCACGACCAACACGCTCATCACCGAACGCACCCGCGAGGTCGCCGTCATGCGTGCCCTCGGCGGTCGGTCGCGTCGACTCCGCCGACGCCTCCGTCGGATCGCGCTCGGCATCACCGGCGTGTCGCTCCTCGTCGGGTTGCCACTCGGCATCGCGATCAGCAACCTCGTGGCCCGGATGGTGCTGGAGGAGTTCGTCGGTGTGACGCCCTCCTTCGCCGTCGACTGGACCGTCGTCGTCGCCAGCGCCGTCGGGGCGCTGCTCGCCGCACGTCTGGTGTCGGCCCGGGCCGCCCGTCGGGTGACGAAGCTGTCGTTGCCCGAAGCCCTGCGTGATCGCGACGGTGCGCCGTTCGGTGGTCGCTGGACGCACCGCGTCCTGGCCAAGCTGCCGACCGGCGGACTCCTCGAACGGATCGCCGTCCGTTCGACCGTCCGTCGTCCGGCTCGGACGATCGCCGTGACGACCCAGATCTCCGCCGCAGTTGCCGCGGCGTTCCTCATCCCGACCCTCGTGACCTCCGTCAACGACTTCAACACCGCGACCCTTGCGCCGTGGTCGTGGGAGTCGGTGTCGGTCGCCCGCGACCCCGGCCTCCCCATCACGGCGACGGACGACCATGACGAGAGCGCCGCGTCCGAGGCGGGCGTCTGGGTCGACGGTGCGATCGACGACTGGGGCGTCGACGTCTACGGCATGCGCCCGGACAGTCGGTTCTTCTCGGCCGAACTGCGCTCGGGTCGATGGATCGGTGAGGGTCGGCGGGAGGCGATGATCAGTGACGGCTTCGCCAGCAGGCGCGACGTCTCGGTCGGCGACACCATCCCCTTGGAACTCGCGAACGGCGTCGCGGAGTACGAGATCGTCGGCACCCTCGACGACTCGTACGTCGCGGTCTACGTCGATCGTGCCGACGTCGCCGCCGATCTCGGAGCACCCGGGATGGCGAACGTCGTGTGGTCGGCGTCGGAGGCGCCGGTGATCGACATCGACGCCGCCGTGCGGGTCAACACGGCTGCCGATCTGGCCGCGGACGACGAGGCCGGTCGCGACGCCGTGGTGCTGATCTTCGGCGCCATCGGTGCGATCGTCGTCGGCGTCGCCGCTCTCGCCGTGTTGTCGACGATGACGGTGAACCTGTTCGAACGTCGACACGAACTCGCGGCGCTCCAGGCCGTGGGAGCCAGGCGTCGTCGTCTCCGAGGGCTCCTCACCCGCGAGTTGCTGCCCGTCGGCGCCGTCGGCCTTGCGATCGGGCTCGGTCTCGGTGCCGTGGGCGCTCGCGCCATCATCGGCTCGTTCGAAGCCGGCGACGCCATCGACATCGGTGTCACCGACGCCGTCGGAGCGATCCCGTTCATCGTCGTCGGCACGGTTGCGACCCTGTGGCTGCTGTCGGCAGCCGTGGTGCGAACGACGGCGAAGAAGCCGATCGCCGTGACCCTGCGAGGTGCAGCATGA
- a CDS encoding sensor histidine kinase encodes MNSLDSDLVDRDRTDGRETGDVSQLPPPQMPPPAPPTGEHDGRRSSDPSDWDWDRIRDLAERWFRPLIQPEGWRALGYLFVGMLSGAVFFAVSFVAAGVVFGLSFVGVGLLLIGPFFALTSVFARAERAMAGWVGVDVAPRRLAPAGRFGIRSILDPERWRIVGYLAINSVLASGLFAIGSFLYTVAINVIFGGLAGSVFDTFPFNAVAGIVALAVCAAALGGAPRVAVWVGMLKAQITSWFLGPDRLAQAERRVTELSSHRQEILDAVAAERRRIERNLHDGVQQQLVAIGLDLGMAEQQLDRDPERARELVVNARQKVQGSIGELRQLGRGLHPAILEDRGIDAALSAVVSGAPIPITVHVDPDLDLDTDVSETVYFCANEALANVLKHSSARAASVHVHRVAANVRVIVHDDGVGGADPTHGTGLAGIRARANAVDGSLQVSSPGGGPTTITVELPRHIVRADEPPDHERSETSDVR; translated from the coding sequence ATGAACTCGCTCGACTCCGATCTGGTCGACCGCGACCGGACCGATGGGCGCGAGACTGGCGACGTGAGCCAGCTCCCGCCGCCGCAGATGCCGCCCCCGGCACCGCCGACCGGTGAGCACGACGGCCGGCGATCCTCGGACCCGTCCGACTGGGACTGGGACCGAATCCGCGACCTCGCCGAACGATGGTTCCGTCCGTTGATCCAGCCGGAGGGCTGGCGGGCCCTCGGATACCTCTTCGTCGGCATGCTGTCGGGAGCGGTCTTCTTCGCTGTCTCGTTCGTCGCCGCAGGCGTCGTGTTCGGCTTGTCGTTCGTCGGTGTCGGGCTGCTCCTGATCGGCCCGTTCTTCGCCCTCACGAGTGTGTTCGCCCGGGCCGAGCGGGCGATGGCCGGCTGGGTCGGCGTCGACGTCGCACCGCGCCGGCTCGCGCCGGCCGGCCGCTTCGGGATCAGGTCGATCCTCGACCCGGAGCGGTGGCGGATCGTCGGGTATCTCGCGATCAACTCCGTGCTGGCATCCGGCCTGTTCGCCATCGGCAGCTTCCTCTACACGGTCGCGATCAACGTGATCTTCGGCGGACTCGCCGGTTCGGTGTTCGACACCTTCCCGTTCAACGCAGTCGCCGGCATCGTCGCGCTCGCCGTCTGCGCAGCCGCACTCGGCGGAGCCCCCCGTGTCGCCGTCTGGGTCGGCATGCTCAAGGCACAGATCACGTCGTGGTTCCTCGGTCCCGACCGGCTCGCGCAGGCCGAGCGGCGGGTGACGGAGCTGTCGAGTCACCGCCAGGAGATCCTCGATGCCGTCGCCGCAGAGCGCCGTCGGATCGAGCGCAACCTGCACGACGGGGTGCAGCAACAGCTCGTCGCGATCGGGCTCGATCTCGGCATGGCCGAGCAGCAACTCGATCGAGACCCGGAGCGTGCCCGTGAGCTCGTCGTGAACGCCCGCCAGAAGGTGCAGGGTTCGATCGGTGAGTTGCGCCAGCTCGGACGCGGTCTGCACCCGGCGATCCTCGAAGATCGCGGCATCGATGCCGCGCTGTCGGCTGTCGTCAGCGGTGCGCCGATCCCGATCACGGTACACGTCGATCCCGACCTCGACCTCGACACCGATGTGTCGGAGACCGTCTACTTCTGCGCCAACGAGGCGCTCGCCAACGTCCTCAAGCACTCGTCGGCGCGTGCGGCATCCGTGCACGTCCACCGCGTCGCGGCCAACGTCCGCGTCATCGTCCACGACGACGGCGTCGGCGGCGCCGACCCCACGCACGGTACCGGCCTCGCCGGCATCCGTGCCAGGGCCAACGCCGTCGACGGCTCCCTGCAGGTCTCGTCGCCCGGCGGCGGCCCCACCACCATCACCGTCGAGCTGCCACGCCACATCGTGCGCGCCGACGAACCACCGGACCACGAACGATCGGAGACCAGCGATGTCCGATGA
- a CDS encoding response regulator: MSDESTPIRVVVADDSVLLRDGVVRLLTDSGFEVLAAVGDGDALLDAVTEHDPDLCIVDVRMPPTHTDEGLKAALEIRRRSPDTAVLVLSQYVEERYAGELLEGDVSGVGYLLKDRVIDVDDFIASLRRVAGGGSAVDAEVVSQILGRSRRSNELERLTPREREVLQLMAEGLSNGGIAERLVVSHGAVEKHISNVFMKLGLDIEDGAHRRVLAVLTFLRA, encoded by the coding sequence ATGTCCGATGAATCGACCCCCATCCGAGTCGTCGTCGCCGACGACAGCGTCCTGCTGCGCGACGGCGTGGTGCGCCTCCTCACCGACTCCGGGTTCGAGGTGCTCGCCGCCGTCGGCGATGGCGACGCCTTGCTCGACGCCGTGACCGAACACGACCCCGATCTGTGCATCGTCGACGTGCGCATGCCGCCGACGCACACCGACGAGGGGCTGAAGGCGGCGCTCGAGATCCGACGGAGGTCGCCCGACACGGCGGTCCTCGTACTGTCGCAGTACGTCGAGGAGCGCTACGCCGGCGAGCTCCTCGAAGGCGACGTCTCCGGTGTCGGCTACCTGTTGAAGGACCGCGTGATCGACGTCGACGACTTCATCGCCTCGCTGCGGCGGGTGGCGGGCGGCGGGAGCGCCGTCGACGCCGAGGTCGTGAGCCAGATCCTCGGGCGTTCACGACGGAGCAACGAACTCGAGCGATTGACGCCGCGTGAACGTGAGGTGCTCCAGCTGATGGCCGAGGGTCTGTCGAACGGAGGTATCGCCGAGCGGCTGGTCGTGTCGCACGGAGCCGTCGAGAAGCACATCTCGAACGTGTTCATGAAGCTCGGCCTCGACATCGAGGACGGCGCGCATCGTCGTGTGCTGGCGGTGCTGACCTTTCTCCGCGCGTGA
- a CDS encoding S8 family serine peptidase, whose amino-acid sequence MRRRLPAALVAGALAVTTVAAFGSAGGVNAEPPDTIDVSQLTDGEVIPGRYVVIMDEDPLVAQFGQDQLDSKAAKKAQNGLKKGHQKALAAAGADASQVTAEYTVALNGFAAELSDVELAKMKSVDGVTAVIPDVWRTAQTDNSGDFLGLTSPGGLYAKGYDGEGVVIGVIDSGIWPEHASFADDGSYADLGITLDETVYPACDFGNTAHNANDAPFECNNKLIGARQTIPTYRSLIGAEPFEFDSARDDDGHGTHTASTAAGNAGVSASILGVDRGVVTGVAPRARIIAYKGLGTLGGFGSDLAASIDQAVADGVDVINYSIGSSSFAIGPDDVAFLFAADAGVFVATSNGNSGPNPATTGSPASVPWLTSVGASTQDRTFQGSASSSDGWEFFGASVTAGTDELPLVDAEDAGDNLCNPGALDPAVVAGKIVLCERGAIARVAKSEAVAIAGGAGMILFNQTDTQELVTDTHFVPSVHINNTNGLIIKGYIDSAGAGAVAQINGGALTPSQGSVMAAFSSRGPNSLAPDIVKPDVTAPGVNILAGNTPFPAPGAVSGELFQSISGTSMSSPHVAGLFALIKQANPDWTPAVAKSALMTTSRQDVTKEDAATPADPFDMGAGHVDPSTSGKGSIFEPGLAYDAGLLEYAAFTCGAELGVFTPGTCAYTDSLGIPSDPAQLNLPSIGIDSIPASETVTRTVTSVAKDNGWRTYNVSVDAPAGFEVTVNPSSFRIKPGQSVSYDVTVTNVSAPAGEWRHGSLTWSDTTGHYQVYSPISVNGALLAAPDAVAGAGEAGSTSFDVTFGYTGAYSAAPHGLAPEVLLSGSVGQDPDQTYPSLDDADPGVVEIPFPIAGAAFARLELVIPGDDDIDLFLEDSSGNAVGSSTNGGTDELIELTLPADDTYTLIVHGWSVPNEPLPFDVSTWVVPLASGGSLAIDSAPTAATIGATETIDVSWTGAAAGERSLGAVSHADGSGLIGLTLVEVDNR is encoded by the coding sequence ATGAGGAGACGTCTGCCAGCTGCGCTCGTCGCAGGTGCGCTCGCCGTCACGACGGTGGCGGCATTCGGAAGCGCCGGCGGGGTGAACGCCGAGCCACCGGACACGATCGACGTGAGTCAACTGACCGACGGCGAGGTGATTCCCGGCCGCTACGTGGTGATCATGGACGAAGATCCGTTGGTCGCCCAGTTCGGTCAGGACCAGCTCGACAGCAAGGCCGCCAAGAAGGCCCAGAACGGGCTGAAGAAGGGCCACCAGAAGGCGCTGGCCGCCGCCGGTGCCGACGCCAGCCAGGTCACCGCGGAGTACACGGTCGCGCTGAACGGCTTCGCAGCCGAGCTGTCCGACGTCGAGCTCGCCAAGATGAAATCGGTCGACGGTGTCACCGCCGTCATCCCCGACGTGTGGCGCACCGCCCAGACCGACAACTCCGGCGACTTCCTCGGTCTCACGAGCCCCGGTGGCCTGTACGCCAAGGGCTACGACGGTGAGGGCGTGGTGATCGGCGTCATCGACTCCGGCATCTGGCCCGAGCATGCGAGCTTCGCCGACGACGGCAGCTACGCCGACCTCGGGATCACGCTCGACGAGACGGTGTACCCGGCCTGCGACTTCGGCAACACCGCCCACAACGCCAACGACGCTCCGTTCGAGTGCAACAACAAGCTGATCGGTGCTCGCCAGACGATCCCGACGTACCGATCCCTGATCGGTGCCGAGCCGTTCGAGTTCGACTCGGCTCGTGACGACGACGGCCACGGCACGCACACCGCCTCGACCGCTGCCGGCAACGCCGGTGTGTCGGCGTCGATCCTCGGTGTCGATCGCGGCGTCGTGACCGGCGTCGCTCCTCGCGCGCGGATCATCGCCTACAAGGGACTCGGCACGCTCGGCGGCTTCGGCTCCGACCTCGCCGCCTCGATCGATCAGGCGGTCGCCGACGGCGTCGACGTCATCAACTACTCGATCGGTTCCAGCTCGTTCGCGATCGGTCCCGACGACGTGGCGTTCCTCTTCGCCGCCGACGCCGGTGTGTTCGTCGCGACATCGAACGGCAACAGCGGCCCGAACCCGGCCACGACCGGCAGCCCGGCCTCGGTGCCGTGGTTGACCAGCGTCGGTGCCAGCACCCAGGACCGCACGTTCCAGGGTTCCGCGTCGTCGAGTGACGGCTGGGAGTTCTTCGGTGCATCGGTCACCGCCGGTACCGATGAGCTGCCGCTCGTCGACGCCGAGGACGCCGGGGACAACCTGTGCAACCCGGGCGCACTCGATCCGGCAGTGGTCGCCGGCAAGATCGTGCTCTGCGAACGCGGTGCGATCGCTCGTGTCGCCAAGAGCGAGGCAGTCGCCATCGCTGGTGGCGCCGGCATGATCCTGTTCAACCAGACCGACACCCAGGAACTCGTGACCGACACGCACTTCGTGCCGTCGGTGCACATCAACAACACCAACGGGCTGATCATCAAGGGCTACATCGACAGCGCCGGCGCCGGCGCCGTCGCCCAGATCAACGGTGGTGCGCTCACGCCGTCGCAGGGGTCGGTCATGGCGGCGTTCTCGTCGCGTGGTCCGAACTCGCTGGCGCCCGACATCGTCAAGCCCGACGTGACGGCCCCCGGTGTGAACATCCTGGCCGGCAACACGCCGTTCCCGGCACCCGGTGCCGTCAGTGGTGAGCTGTTCCAGTCGATCTCCGGTACCTCGATGTCGAGCCCGCACGTCGCCGGTCTGTTCGCACTGATCAAGCAGGCGAATCCGGACTGGACCCCTGCGGTCGCGAAGTCGGCACTCATGACGACGTCGCGGCAGGACGTGACGAAGGAAGACGCCGCCACGCCCGCCGACCCGTTCGACATGGGCGCCGGACACGTCGATCCGTCGACCAGCGGCAAGGGCTCGATCTTCGAACCCGGACTCGCCTACGACGCCGGCTTGCTGGAGTACGCGGCGTTCACCTGCGGCGCCGAGCTGGGTGTGTTCACACCCGGGACCTGCGCGTACACCGACTCGCTCGGCATCCCGAGCGACCCGGCGCAGTTGAACCTGCCGTCGATCGGCATCGACTCGATCCCCGCGAGCGAGACCGTGACCCGCACCGTCACGAGTGTCGCCAAGGACAACGGCTGGCGCACCTACAACGTGTCGGTCGATGCCCCCGCAGGCTTCGAGGTCACGGTGAACCCGAGCAGCTTCCGGATCAAGCCGGGACAGAGCGTCAGCTATGACGTGACCGTCACCAACGTGTCGGCCCCGGCCGGTGAATGGCGCCACGGCTCGCTCACCTGGAGCGACACGACGGGCCACTACCAGGTGTACAGCCCGATCTCGGTCAACGGCGCCCTGCTCGCCGCCCCCGACGCCGTCGCCGGCGCCGGTGAAGCGGGCAGCACGTCGTTCGACGTGACGTTCGGGTACACCGGTGCCTACAGCGCCGCTCCGCACGGCCTCGCGCCCGAGGTGCTGCTCAGCGGCTCGGTGGGTCAAGACCCCGACCAGACGTACCCGTCGCTCGACGACGCCGATCCCGGTGTGGTCGAGATCCCGTTCCCGATCGCCGGGGCGGCGTTCGCTCGGCTCGAGCTCGTCATCCCGGGCGACGACGACATCGACCTGTTCCTCGAGGACTCGAGTGGCAACGCGGTGGGATCGAGCACGAACGGTGGCACGGACGAGTTGATCGAGCTGACGCTGCCGGCCGACGACACCTACACGCTGATCGTTCACGGCTGGTCGGTGCCGAACGAGCCGTTGCCGTTCGACGTGTCGACGTGGGTCGTGCCGCTCGCCTCGGGTGGCAGCCTGGCGATCGACAGTGCGCCCACGGCAGCGACGATCGGCGCAACGGAGACCATCGACGTGAGCTGGACCGGCGCCGCCGCCGGTGAGCGATCGCTCGGTGCCGTGTCGCACGCCGACGGCTCGGGTCTGATCGGCCTGACGCTCGTCGAGGTGGACAACCGGTGA
- a CDS encoding 2OG-Fe(II) oxygenase family protein, translating into MDVAVVDYTSPTAPEEFATSLRDTGFGVITNHPLDWSLVEQIYAEWSALFDDPAVADYTTTDSLTGYFPPEVSETAKGFEVRDLKEFFHVYPWSIYPTQVTDVAMRYRDQAMDVALTLLDWVEDQLPPEIAGRLSMPLSQMMDNSTRTLLRVLRYPPLPPEVPEGAVRAAAHEDINLLTVLPASDQPGLELLGANGEWFPVPTDPGSLAINGGEMLDLATEGYYPATKHRVVNPIGEAAQVSRMSLPLFLHPADDVVLAEDRTAYEFLMQRIAELRGDS; encoded by the coding sequence ATGGACGTCGCTGTCGTCGATTACACGTCGCCCACCGCTCCGGAGGAGTTCGCCACGAGCCTCCGCGACACGGGCTTCGGCGTGATCACCAACCATCCACTCGACTGGTCGCTGGTCGAGCAGATCTACGCCGAATGGTCGGCCCTGTTCGACGACCCGGCGGTCGCCGACTACACGACCACCGACTCGCTCACCGGCTACTTCCCGCCCGAGGTCAGCGAGACCGCCAAGGGGTTCGAGGTCCGCGACCTCAAGGAGTTCTTCCACGTGTACCCGTGGTCGATCTATCCGACCCAGGTCACCGACGTGGCCATGCGCTACCGCGACCAGGCAATGGACGTCGCCCTCACCTTGCTCGACTGGGTCGAAGACCAGCTGCCGCCCGAGATCGCCGGCCGCCTCTCGATGCCGCTGTCGCAGATGATGGACAACAGCACCCGCACCCTGTTGCGAGTGCTCCGGTATCCGCCGCTGCCGCCTGAGGTGCCCGAAGGCGCCGTCCGGGCCGCCGCCCACGAGGACATCAACCTGCTCACGGTGCTCCCGGCGTCGGACCAGCCCGGCCTCGAGCTGCTCGGCGCGAACGGCGAGTGGTTCCCGGTGCCGACCGATCCCGGCTCACTCGCCATCAACGGCGGGGAGATGCTCGACCTGGCGACCGAGGGGTATTACCCGGCGACCAAGCACCGGGTGGTCAACCCGATCGGCGAGGCGGCGCAGGTATCGCGCATGTCGCTCCCGCTCTTCCTCCACCCGGCCGACGACGTGGTGTTGGCCGAGGATCGCACCGCCTACGAGTTCCTGATGCAGCGCATCGCCGAGCTACGCGGCGACTCCTGA
- a CDS encoding LPXTG cell wall anchor domain-containing protein: MRKRSIFVAAGMAAATIIGAMSPAAPASAGVDQDVDVDVRIISPDPVGTLEGLTLELWDVSSTPMLVPGSPCGSGSTLTGFAAPGGFSAYAGGDCEILSNGTYAIGLDGVPEGMTVTGSCFVEDNNYEVLDGDQFQFEIDDPFQLVQCDLDLIQPMLLVDKVVASGTADTSDFTIEVYGEGGVSVATGQDLSTDQCNDFGELENCLVVPLPAGTYQLGESGPDGYVASNVGCRGLQEFLLAESFPAGIGEFTISDDPTTEIESVALCEITNDYYEGSLVVTKSVTNDDGGLLGPDDFVAEIFTEPEGTPVTSATCMADGTCLDVTLPIGDYRIGEADPQGYTPSVTCTVTVEPDGPGDITTTPPDTVEPRQNEAIPGDDAVATVEPFGEVTCKIVNDDPTTTTTMAPTTTDQDGGANVPTTVAPILPPTGDDNGTMAIIATLLIAIGGALLVARRRIA, from the coding sequence ATGCGGAAGCGGTCCATCTTCGTCGCGGCCGGCATGGCAGCGGCGACCATCATCGGGGCAATGTCCCCGGCAGCCCCGGCGTCGGCCGGAGTCGACCAAGACGTCGACGTCGACGTCCGTATCATCAGTCCCGACCCGGTCGGGACGCTCGAGGGCCTGACCCTCGAGCTGTGGGACGTCAGCTCGACGCCGATGCTGGTGCCTGGGAGTCCGTGCGGTTCCGGTTCCACACTCACCGGCTTCGCCGCACCCGGCGGGTTCAGCGCGTACGCCGGCGGCGATTGCGAAATCCTGTCGAACGGCACCTACGCGATCGGGCTCGACGGGGTCCCCGAGGGGATGACCGTCACCGGCTCGTGCTTCGTCGAAGACAACAACTACGAGGTCCTCGACGGTGACCAGTTCCAGTTCGAGATCGACGACCCGTTCCAACTCGTCCAGTGTGATCTCGACCTGATCCAACCCATGTTGCTCGTCGACAAGGTGGTCGCCAGCGGCACCGCCGACACCTCCGACTTCACGATCGAGGTCTACGGCGAGGGCGGCGTCAGCGTTGCGACCGGTCAGGATCTCTCCACCGACCAGTGCAACGACTTCGGTGAGCTCGAGAACTGCCTCGTCGTCCCGCTCCCGGCGGGCACGTACCAGCTCGGCGAGTCGGGACCGGACGGCTACGTCGCATCCAACGTGGGTTGTCGCGGACTTCAGGAGTTCCTGCTGGCCGAATCGTTCCCGGCCGGGATCGGCGAGTTCACGATCAGCGATGACCCGACGACCGAGATCGAGTCGGTCGCGCTGTGCGAGATCACGAACGACTACTACGAGGGCAGCCTCGTGGTGACGAAGTCGGTCACCAACGACGACGGCGGATTGCTCGGACCCGACGACTTCGTGGCCGAGATCTTCACCGAACCCGAGGGCACCCCCGTCACGAGCGCAACCTGCATGGCCGACGGCACCTGCCTCGACGTCACCCTCCCGATCGGCGACTACCGCATCGGCGAAGCAGACCCGCAGGGCTACACCCCCAGCGTCACCTGCACCGTCACCGTCGAACCCGACGGCCCCGGCGACATCACCACCACGCCACCCGACACGGTCGAGCCCAGGCAGAACGAAGCCATTCCCGGTGACGATGCAGTGGCGACGGTCGAGCCGTTCGGTGAGGTGACGTGCAAGATCGTCAACGACGACCCCACCACCACCACGACGATGGCACCCACCACCACCGACCAAGACGGCGGCGCCAACGTCCCCACCACCGTGGCACCCATCCTGCCTCCCACCGGCGACGACAACGGCACAATGGCCATCATCGCCACCCTGCTCATCGCCATCGGCGGCGCACTCCTCGTCGCCCGCCGACGCATCGCCTGA